The Candidatus Thermoplasmatota archaeon genome window below encodes:
- a CDS encoding ATP/GTP-binding protein has protein sequence MKQSTYLYFIGTAGSGKSTLTAYFQEWIKQHGLDAVIVNLDPGAEILPYEPDVDIRDWIKLTEIMETEELGPNGAQIVCADMIALNLEDIKKSIQTFKSDYIFVDTPGQLELFVFREAGKYTVENLKPEYTMICYLLDPILARTASGFVTQLLLSITTNFRLQKPQINILSKADLLSEPDREIITKWSNDPEELYGSIIFEEKSIYREMSEGILRLIKDFGGHTQLIPVSKKGYAGIEDVYTQIQFQYAGGEDLTKD, from the coding sequence TGGAACTGCAGGATCTGGAAAATCGACACTAACAGCTTATTTTCAAGAGTGGATCAAACAGCATGGACTTGACGCAGTAATTGTCAATCTTGATCCTGGTGCTGAAATTTTACCTTACGAACCAGATGTTGATATCCGGGATTGGATAAAGCTGACTGAAATTATGGAAACCGAGGAACTCGGACCAAATGGTGCACAGATTGTTTGTGCAGATATGATTGCATTAAATCTAGAAGATATCAAGAAAAGCATTCAAACGTTTAAATCAGATTATATTTTTGTCGATACACCTGGTCAGCTTGAACTCTTTGTGTTCAGAGAAGCCGGTAAATATACTGTTGAAAATCTAAAACCAGAATACACTATGATTTGTTATCTCCTCGATCCAATTCTTGCACGAACAGCATCAGGTTTTGTAACACAATTACTCCTATCGATTACAACGAATTTTCGATTGCAAAAACCACAAATCAATATTTTAAGTAAAGCAGATTTATTATCTGAACCAGATCGAGAAATTATAACAAAATGGTCAAACGATCCGGAAGAATTATACGGGTCGATTATTTTTGAAGAAAAATCAATATATCGAGAGATGAGTGAAGGTATTCTCCGCCTGATCAAAGATTTTGGAGGGCACACGCAGCTCATACCTGTTTCAAAAAAAGGGTATGCAGGAATTGAAGATGTATACACACAGATACAGTTCCAATATGCAGGTGGAGAAGATCTCACAAAAGATTAA